From the Falco biarmicus isolate bFalBia1 chromosome 19, bFalBia1.pri, whole genome shotgun sequence genome, one window contains:
- the ARNT gene encoding aryl hydrocarbon receptor nuclear translocator isoform X7, with protein MAATAANPEMASDVSSLGAAVSSGNPGAGAQAGGAIVQRANKRRSGLDFDDDGEGNSKFLRCDDDPMPNDKERFARENHSEIERRRRNKMTAYITELSDMVPTCSALARKPDKLTILRMAVSHMKSLRGTGNTSTDGTYKPSFLTDQELKHLILEAADGFLFIVSCETGRVVYVSDSVTPVLNQPQSEWFGSTLYDQVHPDDVGKLREQLSTSENALTGRILDLKTGTVKKEGQQSMRMCMGSRRSFICRMRCGNSSVDPVSVNRLSFMRNRCRNGLGAAKDGEPHYVVVHCTGYIKAWPPAGVSLPDDDPDAGQGSKFCLVAIGRLQVTSSPNCTDMNNVCQPTEFISRHNTEGIFTFIDHRCVATVGYQPQELLGKDIVDFCHPEDQQLLRDSFQQVVKLKGQVLSVMFRFRSKNREWLWMRTSSFTFQNPYSDEIEYIICTNTNVKNSSQESRPALSNSMQRPQLGQSVNLPLEMGTAQLPSRQQQPPQQTELEVVPGRESLSGYDHSQVPVQPVTAAGPEHSKPLEKAESLFNQERDPRFSEIYSSINADQNKALPASTVPANQPLFTQGNTFTPPRPAENFRSSSMVPPVNIIQQQPSSAGRILAQISRHSSPAQVSGTNWAPGTRPVFTPQQVGSQTVKTRPPSFSMGTFQGTPSSFSPMTAPGSTASPTGAAYPNLASRGTGFTTEAAQTPSTFEPRAAEGVGMWPQWQGQHHGPASGEQHVQQPQPSQPEVFSDMLTMLGDQGPNYNNEEFPELNIFPSFSE; from the exons ATGGCAGCCACCGCCGCTAACCCGG AAATGGCATCAGATGTTTCCTCGCTGGGTGCAGCTGTCAGCTCTGGGAACCCTGGAGCGGGTGCGCAGGCTGGAGGGGCCATCGTTCAGAGAGCCAACAAGCGGCGCTCTGG gcttGATTTTGATGATGATGGAGAAGGGAACAGTAAATTCCTCAG ATGCGATGATGACCCGATGCCAAATGATAAAGAGAGATTTGCCAG GGAAAATCACAGCGAGATTGAACGTAGGCGAAGGAACAAGATGACCGCCTACATCACAGAGCTCTCGGACATGGTGCCCACCTGCAGCGCCCTGGCCCGCAAACCAGACAAGCTCACCATCTTGCGCATGGCTGTCTCTCACATGAAGTCGCTGCGTGGCACAGGCAATACCTCCACTGACGGCACCTACAAACCCTCCTTTCTCACTGACCAG GAGCTCAAACACCTGATCCTAGAGGCGGCCGACGGCTTTCTGTTCATAGTGTCTTGTGAGACGGGGAGGGTGGTCTACGTCTCCGATTCTGTGACTCCTGTCCTGAACCAGCCCCAGTCAGAGTGGTTTGGCAGCACCCTCTACGACCAGGTGCACCCGGATGACGTGGGCAAGCTGAGGGAGCAGCTTTCCACATCGGAGAACGCGCTGACAG gtCGCATCCTCGATTTGAAGACGGGGACTGTCAAGAAGGAAGGCCAGCAGTCCATGAGGATGTGTATGGGTTCACGAAGATCTTTCATCTGCCGAATGAG GTGTGGCAACAGCTCAGTGGATCCAGTCTCTGTAAATCGTCTCAGCTTTATGAGGAATCGCTGCAG GAATGGCTTAGGTGCAGCAAAAGATGGTGAACCTCACTACGTTGTGGTGCACTGCACGGGTTACATAAAAGCCTGGCCCCCTGCAG GTGTTTCGCTGCCTGATGATGACCCAGACGCTGGCCAGGGCAGCAAGTTTTGCCTTGTGGCTATCGGCAGGCTCCAG GTCACCAGCTCACCCAACTGCACAGACATGAACAATGTTTGTCAGCCAACAGAGTTCATCTCCCGACACAACACCGAAGGCATTTTCACTTTCATCGATCACCGGTGTGTGGCTACAGTTGGCTACCAGCCGCAG GAACTTCTGGGGAAAGACATTGTGGATTTCTGCCACCCGGAAGACCAGCAGCTTTTGCGGGACAGCTTTCAGCAG GTGGTGAAGTTAAAAGGCCAGGTTCTGTCAGTCATGTTCCGATTCCGATCCAAAAACCGGGAATGGCTCTGGATGAGAACCAGCTCCTTTACCTTCCAGAACCCCTACTCGGATGAAATTGAGTACATCATCTGTACCAACACCAACGTCAA gaACTCGAGCCAGGAGTCTCGACCTGCCCTGTCAAACTCAATGCAGaggccccagctggggcagagtGTCAACCTTCCCCTGGAGATGGGCACGGCACAGCTGCCCTCAAG gcagcagcagccgccacAACAGACAGAGCTGGAAGTGGTCCCAGGAAGAGAGAGCCTGTCTGGTTATGACCACTCACAG GTTCCCGTTCAGCCTGTGACTGCTGCTGGCCCAGAGCACAGCAAGCCCTTGGAGAAGGCAGAGAGCCTTTTTAATCAGGAGCGGGACCCAAGGTTCAGCGAAATCTACAGCAGTATCAACGCAG ACCAGAACAAAGCCCTTCCTGCCAGCACAGTGCCTGCCAACCAGCCCCTCTTCACGCAGGGAAACACCTTCACCCCACCACGACCTGCTGAGAACTTCAG gagcagcagcatggtaCCTCCTGTCAACATTATTCAGCAGCAGCCCTCGTCAGCGGGCCGGATCTTAGCACAGATTTCACGCCactccagcccagctcaggTCAGCGGAACCAACTGGGCTCCAGGGACACGGCCGGTGTTCACGCCCCAG CAAGTGGGGTCCCAGACTGTGAAGACTCGGCCCCCTTCCTTCAGCATGGGGACTTTCCAAGGCACCCCGTCTTCCTTCAGTCCCATGACAGCACCTGGCTCTACGGCTTCTCCTACCGGCGCTGCTTACCCGAACCTTGCCAGCCGTGGCACCGGCTTTA CCACGGAAGCGGCGCAGACGCCCAGCACATTCGAGCCGCGGGCAGCCGAAGGCGTGGGGATGTGGCCGCAGTGGCAAGGACAGCACCATGGCCCAGCGTCTGGGGAGCAACACGTGCAGCAGCCGCAGCCAAGCCAGCCTGAGGTCTTCTCA GACATGCTGACGATGCTGGGAGACCAAGGACCCAACTACAACAACGAAGAGTTCCCAGAGCTGAATATATTCCcttctttttcagaataa
- the ARNT gene encoding aryl hydrocarbon receptor nuclear translocator isoform X4 has translation MAATAANPEMASDVSSLGAAVSSGNPGAGAQAGGAIVQRANKRRSGLDFDDDGEGNSKFLRCDDDPMPNDKERFARENHSEIERRRRNKMTAYITELSDMVPTCSALARKPDKLTILRMAVSHMKSLRGTGNTSTDGTYKPSFLTDQELKHLILEAADGFLFIVSCETGRVVYVSDSVTPVLNQPQSEWFGSTLYDQVHPDDVGKLREQLSTSENALTEGTKPWCLSNKDPAAPPENASKGRILDLKTGTVKKEGQQSMRMCMGSRRSFICRMRCGNSSVDPVSVNRLSFMRNRCRNGLGAAKDGEPHYVVVHCTGYIKAWPPAGVSLPDDDPDAGQGSKFCLVAIGRLQVTSSPNCTDMNNVCQPTEFISRHNTEGIFTFIDHRCVATVGYQPQELLGKDIVDFCHPEDQQLLRDSFQQVVKLKGQVLSVMFRFRSKNREWLWMRTSSFTFQNPYSDEIEYIICTNTNVKNSSQESRPALSNSMQRPQLGQSVNLPLEMGTAQLPSRQQQPPQQTELEVVPGRESLSGYDHSQVPVQPVTAAGPEHSKPLEKAESLFNQERDPRFSEIYSSINADQNKALPASTVPANQPLFTQGNTFTPPRPAENFRSSSMVPPVNIIQQQPSSAGRILAQISRHSSPAQVSGTNWAPGTRPVFTPQQVGSQTVKTRPPSFSMGTFQGTPSSFSPMTAPGSTASPTGAAYPNLASRGTGFTTEAAQTPSTFEPRAAEGVGMWPQWQGQHHGPASGEQHVQQPQPSQPEVFSDMLTMLGDQGPNYNNEEFPELNIFPSFSE, from the exons ATGGCAGCCACCGCCGCTAACCCGG AAATGGCATCAGATGTTTCCTCGCTGGGTGCAGCTGTCAGCTCTGGGAACCCTGGAGCGGGTGCGCAGGCTGGAGGGGCCATCGTTCAGAGAGCCAACAAGCGGCGCTCTGG gcttGATTTTGATGATGATGGAGAAGGGAACAGTAAATTCCTCAG ATGCGATGATGACCCGATGCCAAATGATAAAGAGAGATTTGCCAG GGAAAATCACAGCGAGATTGAACGTAGGCGAAGGAACAAGATGACCGCCTACATCACAGAGCTCTCGGACATGGTGCCCACCTGCAGCGCCCTGGCCCGCAAACCAGACAAGCTCACCATCTTGCGCATGGCTGTCTCTCACATGAAGTCGCTGCGTGGCACAGGCAATACCTCCACTGACGGCACCTACAAACCCTCCTTTCTCACTGACCAG GAGCTCAAACACCTGATCCTAGAGGCGGCCGACGGCTTTCTGTTCATAGTGTCTTGTGAGACGGGGAGGGTGGTCTACGTCTCCGATTCTGTGACTCCTGTCCTGAACCAGCCCCAGTCAGAGTGGTTTGGCAGCACCCTCTACGACCAGGTGCACCCGGATGACGTGGGCAAGCTGAGGGAGCAGCTTTCCACATCGGAGAACGCGCTGACAG AAGGAACCAAACCCTGGTGCCTTTCTAACAAGGATCCTGCAGCCCCCCCTGAGAATGCATCTAAAG gtCGCATCCTCGATTTGAAGACGGGGACTGTCAAGAAGGAAGGCCAGCAGTCCATGAGGATGTGTATGGGTTCACGAAGATCTTTCATCTGCCGAATGAG GTGTGGCAACAGCTCAGTGGATCCAGTCTCTGTAAATCGTCTCAGCTTTATGAGGAATCGCTGCAG GAATGGCTTAGGTGCAGCAAAAGATGGTGAACCTCACTACGTTGTGGTGCACTGCACGGGTTACATAAAAGCCTGGCCCCCTGCAG GTGTTTCGCTGCCTGATGATGACCCAGACGCTGGCCAGGGCAGCAAGTTTTGCCTTGTGGCTATCGGCAGGCTCCAG GTCACCAGCTCACCCAACTGCACAGACATGAACAATGTTTGTCAGCCAACAGAGTTCATCTCCCGACACAACACCGAAGGCATTTTCACTTTCATCGATCACCGGTGTGTGGCTACAGTTGGCTACCAGCCGCAG GAACTTCTGGGGAAAGACATTGTGGATTTCTGCCACCCGGAAGACCAGCAGCTTTTGCGGGACAGCTTTCAGCAG GTGGTGAAGTTAAAAGGCCAGGTTCTGTCAGTCATGTTCCGATTCCGATCCAAAAACCGGGAATGGCTCTGGATGAGAACCAGCTCCTTTACCTTCCAGAACCCCTACTCGGATGAAATTGAGTACATCATCTGTACCAACACCAACGTCAA gaACTCGAGCCAGGAGTCTCGACCTGCCCTGTCAAACTCAATGCAGaggccccagctggggcagagtGTCAACCTTCCCCTGGAGATGGGCACGGCACAGCTGCCCTCAAG gcagcagcagccgccacAACAGACAGAGCTGGAAGTGGTCCCAGGAAGAGAGAGCCTGTCTGGTTATGACCACTCACAG GTTCCCGTTCAGCCTGTGACTGCTGCTGGCCCAGAGCACAGCAAGCCCTTGGAGAAGGCAGAGAGCCTTTTTAATCAGGAGCGGGACCCAAGGTTCAGCGAAATCTACAGCAGTATCAACGCAG ACCAGAACAAAGCCCTTCCTGCCAGCACAGTGCCTGCCAACCAGCCCCTCTTCACGCAGGGAAACACCTTCACCCCACCACGACCTGCTGAGAACTTCAG gagcagcagcatggtaCCTCCTGTCAACATTATTCAGCAGCAGCCCTCGTCAGCGGGCCGGATCTTAGCACAGATTTCACGCCactccagcccagctcaggTCAGCGGAACCAACTGGGCTCCAGGGACACGGCCGGTGTTCACGCCCCAG CAAGTGGGGTCCCAGACTGTGAAGACTCGGCCCCCTTCCTTCAGCATGGGGACTTTCCAAGGCACCCCGTCTTCCTTCAGTCCCATGACAGCACCTGGCTCTACGGCTTCTCCTACCGGCGCTGCTTACCCGAACCTTGCCAGCCGTGGCACCGGCTTTA CCACGGAAGCGGCGCAGACGCCCAGCACATTCGAGCCGCGGGCAGCCGAAGGCGTGGGGATGTGGCCGCAGTGGCAAGGACAGCACCATGGCCCAGCGTCTGGGGAGCAACACGTGCAGCAGCCGCAGCCAAGCCAGCCTGAGGTCTTCTCA GACATGCTGACGATGCTGGGAGACCAAGGACCCAACTACAACAACGAAGAGTTCCCAGAGCTGAATATATTCCcttctttttcagaataa
- the ARNT gene encoding aryl hydrocarbon receptor nuclear translocator isoform X11, translating into MPQFWENHSEIERRRRNKMTAYITELSDMVPTCSALARKPDKLTILRMAVSHMKSLRGTGNTSTDGTYKPSFLTDQELKHLILEAADGFLFIVSCETGRVVYVSDSVTPVLNQPQSEWFGSTLYDQVHPDDVGKLREQLSTSENALTEGTKPWCLSNKDPAAPPENASKGRILDLKTGTVKKEGQQSMRMCMGSRRSFICRMRCGNSSVDPVSVNRLSFMRNRCRNGLGAAKDGEPHYVVVHCTGYIKAWPPAGVSLPDDDPDAGQGSKFCLVAIGRLQVTSSPNCTDMNNVCQPTEFISRHNTEGIFTFIDHRCVATVGYQPQELLGKDIVDFCHPEDQQLLRDSFQQVVKLKGQVLSVMFRFRSKNREWLWMRTSSFTFQNPYSDEIEYIICTNTNVKNSSQESRPALSNSMQRPQLGQSVNLPLEMGTAQLPSRQQQPPQQTELEVVPGRESLSGYDHSQVPVQPVTAAGPEHSKPLEKAESLFNQERDPRFSEIYSSINADQNKALPASTVPANQPLFTQGNTFTPPRPAENFRSSSMVPPVNIIQQQPSSAGRILAQISRHSSPAQVSGTNWAPGTRPVFTPQQVGSQTVKTRPPSFSMGTFQGTPSSFSPMTAPGSTASPTGAAYPNLASRGTGFTTEAAQTPSTFEPRAAEGVGMWPQWQGQHHGPASGEQHVQQPQPSQPEVFSDMLTMLGDQGPNYNNEEFPELNIFPSFSE; encoded by the exons ATGCCACAGTTCTG GGAAAATCACAGCGAGATTGAACGTAGGCGAAGGAACAAGATGACCGCCTACATCACAGAGCTCTCGGACATGGTGCCCACCTGCAGCGCCCTGGCCCGCAAACCAGACAAGCTCACCATCTTGCGCATGGCTGTCTCTCACATGAAGTCGCTGCGTGGCACAGGCAATACCTCCACTGACGGCACCTACAAACCCTCCTTTCTCACTGACCAG GAGCTCAAACACCTGATCCTAGAGGCGGCCGACGGCTTTCTGTTCATAGTGTCTTGTGAGACGGGGAGGGTGGTCTACGTCTCCGATTCTGTGACTCCTGTCCTGAACCAGCCCCAGTCAGAGTGGTTTGGCAGCACCCTCTACGACCAGGTGCACCCGGATGACGTGGGCAAGCTGAGGGAGCAGCTTTCCACATCGGAGAACGCGCTGACAG AAGGAACCAAACCCTGGTGCCTTTCTAACAAGGATCCTGCAGCCCCCCCTGAGAATGCATCTAAAG gtCGCATCCTCGATTTGAAGACGGGGACTGTCAAGAAGGAAGGCCAGCAGTCCATGAGGATGTGTATGGGTTCACGAAGATCTTTCATCTGCCGAATGAG GTGTGGCAACAGCTCAGTGGATCCAGTCTCTGTAAATCGTCTCAGCTTTATGAGGAATCGCTGCAG GAATGGCTTAGGTGCAGCAAAAGATGGTGAACCTCACTACGTTGTGGTGCACTGCACGGGTTACATAAAAGCCTGGCCCCCTGCAG GTGTTTCGCTGCCTGATGATGACCCAGACGCTGGCCAGGGCAGCAAGTTTTGCCTTGTGGCTATCGGCAGGCTCCAG GTCACCAGCTCACCCAACTGCACAGACATGAACAATGTTTGTCAGCCAACAGAGTTCATCTCCCGACACAACACCGAAGGCATTTTCACTTTCATCGATCACCGGTGTGTGGCTACAGTTGGCTACCAGCCGCAG GAACTTCTGGGGAAAGACATTGTGGATTTCTGCCACCCGGAAGACCAGCAGCTTTTGCGGGACAGCTTTCAGCAG GTGGTGAAGTTAAAAGGCCAGGTTCTGTCAGTCATGTTCCGATTCCGATCCAAAAACCGGGAATGGCTCTGGATGAGAACCAGCTCCTTTACCTTCCAGAACCCCTACTCGGATGAAATTGAGTACATCATCTGTACCAACACCAACGTCAA gaACTCGAGCCAGGAGTCTCGACCTGCCCTGTCAAACTCAATGCAGaggccccagctggggcagagtGTCAACCTTCCCCTGGAGATGGGCACGGCACAGCTGCCCTCAAG gcagcagcagccgccacAACAGACAGAGCTGGAAGTGGTCCCAGGAAGAGAGAGCCTGTCTGGTTATGACCACTCACAG GTTCCCGTTCAGCCTGTGACTGCTGCTGGCCCAGAGCACAGCAAGCCCTTGGAGAAGGCAGAGAGCCTTTTTAATCAGGAGCGGGACCCAAGGTTCAGCGAAATCTACAGCAGTATCAACGCAG ACCAGAACAAAGCCCTTCCTGCCAGCACAGTGCCTGCCAACCAGCCCCTCTTCACGCAGGGAAACACCTTCACCCCACCACGACCTGCTGAGAACTTCAG gagcagcagcatggtaCCTCCTGTCAACATTATTCAGCAGCAGCCCTCGTCAGCGGGCCGGATCTTAGCACAGATTTCACGCCactccagcccagctcaggTCAGCGGAACCAACTGGGCTCCAGGGACACGGCCGGTGTTCACGCCCCAG CAAGTGGGGTCCCAGACTGTGAAGACTCGGCCCCCTTCCTTCAGCATGGGGACTTTCCAAGGCACCCCGTCTTCCTTCAGTCCCATGACAGCACCTGGCTCTACGGCTTCTCCTACCGGCGCTGCTTACCCGAACCTTGCCAGCCGTGGCACCGGCTTTA CCACGGAAGCGGCGCAGACGCCCAGCACATTCGAGCCGCGGGCAGCCGAAGGCGTGGGGATGTGGCCGCAGTGGCAAGGACAGCACCATGGCCCAGCGTCTGGGGAGCAACACGTGCAGCAGCCGCAGCCAAGCCAGCCTGAGGTCTTCTCA GACATGCTGACGATGCTGGGAGACCAAGGACCCAACTACAACAACGAAGAGTTCCCAGAGCTGAATATATTCCcttctttttcagaataa
- the ARNT gene encoding aryl hydrocarbon receptor nuclear translocator isoform X12, translated as MENHSEIERRRRNKMTAYITELSDMVPTCSALARKPDKLTILRMAVSHMKSLRGTGNTSTDGTYKPSFLTDQELKHLILEAADGFLFIVSCETGRVVYVSDSVTPVLNQPQSEWFGSTLYDQVHPDDVGKLREQLSTSENALTEGTKPWCLSNKDPAAPPENASKGRILDLKTGTVKKEGQQSMRMCMGSRRSFICRMRCGNSSVDPVSVNRLSFMRNRCRNGLGAAKDGEPHYVVVHCTGYIKAWPPAGVSLPDDDPDAGQGSKFCLVAIGRLQVTSSPNCTDMNNVCQPTEFISRHNTEGIFTFIDHRCVATVGYQPQELLGKDIVDFCHPEDQQLLRDSFQQVVKLKGQVLSVMFRFRSKNREWLWMRTSSFTFQNPYSDEIEYIICTNTNVKNSSQESRPALSNSMQRPQLGQSVNLPLEMGTAQLPSRQQQPPQQTELEVVPGRESLSGYDHSQVPVQPVTAAGPEHSKPLEKAESLFNQERDPRFSEIYSSINADQNKALPASTVPANQPLFTQGNTFTPPRPAENFRSSSMVPPVNIIQQQPSSAGRILAQISRHSSPAQVSGTNWAPGTRPVFTPQQVGSQTVKTRPPSFSMGTFQGTPSSFSPMTAPGSTASPTGAAYPNLASRGTGFTTEAAQTPSTFEPRAAEGVGMWPQWQGQHHGPASGEQHVQQPQPSQPEVFSDMLTMLGDQGPNYNNEEFPELNIFPSFSE; from the exons AT GGAAAATCACAGCGAGATTGAACGTAGGCGAAGGAACAAGATGACCGCCTACATCACAGAGCTCTCGGACATGGTGCCCACCTGCAGCGCCCTGGCCCGCAAACCAGACAAGCTCACCATCTTGCGCATGGCTGTCTCTCACATGAAGTCGCTGCGTGGCACAGGCAATACCTCCACTGACGGCACCTACAAACCCTCCTTTCTCACTGACCAG GAGCTCAAACACCTGATCCTAGAGGCGGCCGACGGCTTTCTGTTCATAGTGTCTTGTGAGACGGGGAGGGTGGTCTACGTCTCCGATTCTGTGACTCCTGTCCTGAACCAGCCCCAGTCAGAGTGGTTTGGCAGCACCCTCTACGACCAGGTGCACCCGGATGACGTGGGCAAGCTGAGGGAGCAGCTTTCCACATCGGAGAACGCGCTGACAG AAGGAACCAAACCCTGGTGCCTTTCTAACAAGGATCCTGCAGCCCCCCCTGAGAATGCATCTAAAG gtCGCATCCTCGATTTGAAGACGGGGACTGTCAAGAAGGAAGGCCAGCAGTCCATGAGGATGTGTATGGGTTCACGAAGATCTTTCATCTGCCGAATGAG GTGTGGCAACAGCTCAGTGGATCCAGTCTCTGTAAATCGTCTCAGCTTTATGAGGAATCGCTGCAG GAATGGCTTAGGTGCAGCAAAAGATGGTGAACCTCACTACGTTGTGGTGCACTGCACGGGTTACATAAAAGCCTGGCCCCCTGCAG GTGTTTCGCTGCCTGATGATGACCCAGACGCTGGCCAGGGCAGCAAGTTTTGCCTTGTGGCTATCGGCAGGCTCCAG GTCACCAGCTCACCCAACTGCACAGACATGAACAATGTTTGTCAGCCAACAGAGTTCATCTCCCGACACAACACCGAAGGCATTTTCACTTTCATCGATCACCGGTGTGTGGCTACAGTTGGCTACCAGCCGCAG GAACTTCTGGGGAAAGACATTGTGGATTTCTGCCACCCGGAAGACCAGCAGCTTTTGCGGGACAGCTTTCAGCAG GTGGTGAAGTTAAAAGGCCAGGTTCTGTCAGTCATGTTCCGATTCCGATCCAAAAACCGGGAATGGCTCTGGATGAGAACCAGCTCCTTTACCTTCCAGAACCCCTACTCGGATGAAATTGAGTACATCATCTGTACCAACACCAACGTCAA gaACTCGAGCCAGGAGTCTCGACCTGCCCTGTCAAACTCAATGCAGaggccccagctggggcagagtGTCAACCTTCCCCTGGAGATGGGCACGGCACAGCTGCCCTCAAG gcagcagcagccgccacAACAGACAGAGCTGGAAGTGGTCCCAGGAAGAGAGAGCCTGTCTGGTTATGACCACTCACAG GTTCCCGTTCAGCCTGTGACTGCTGCTGGCCCAGAGCACAGCAAGCCCTTGGAGAAGGCAGAGAGCCTTTTTAATCAGGAGCGGGACCCAAGGTTCAGCGAAATCTACAGCAGTATCAACGCAG ACCAGAACAAAGCCCTTCCTGCCAGCACAGTGCCTGCCAACCAGCCCCTCTTCACGCAGGGAAACACCTTCACCCCACCACGACCTGCTGAGAACTTCAG gagcagcagcatggtaCCTCCTGTCAACATTATTCAGCAGCAGCCCTCGTCAGCGGGCCGGATCTTAGCACAGATTTCACGCCactccagcccagctcaggTCAGCGGAACCAACTGGGCTCCAGGGACACGGCCGGTGTTCACGCCCCAG CAAGTGGGGTCCCAGACTGTGAAGACTCGGCCCCCTTCCTTCAGCATGGGGACTTTCCAAGGCACCCCGTCTTCCTTCAGTCCCATGACAGCACCTGGCTCTACGGCTTCTCCTACCGGCGCTGCTTACCCGAACCTTGCCAGCCGTGGCACCGGCTTTA CCACGGAAGCGGCGCAGACGCCCAGCACATTCGAGCCGCGGGCAGCCGAAGGCGTGGGGATGTGGCCGCAGTGGCAAGGACAGCACCATGGCCCAGCGTCTGGGGAGCAACACGTGCAGCAGCCGCAGCCAAGCCAGCCTGAGGTCTTCTCA GACATGCTGACGATGCTGGGAGACCAAGGACCCAACTACAACAACGAAGAGTTCCCAGAGCTGAATATATTCCcttctttttcagaataa